The following coding sequences lie in one Lolium perenne isolate Kyuss_39 chromosome 2, Kyuss_2.0, whole genome shotgun sequence genomic window:
- the LOC127333049 gene encoding brefeldin A-inhibited guanine nucleotide-exchange protein 5, with translation MAGAAGGFVTRAFEAMLKECNASRGKFAALQQSIQSYLDAIKGAAAAQEQQDDGGAPVPVPVPVTQVLASAGRVLEGTQAELVLQPLRLAFETKHIKLVEPALDCLHKLIAYDHLEGDPGLEDGKNSPLFTDILNMVCGCVDNTSSDSTVLQVLKVLLNAVASNRFRVHGEPLLGVIRVCYNIALNSKSPVNQATSKAMLTQMISIVFRRMESEQVSVPAASSAVKDTPSSSTKDVENGEISTDNQDEEKTTLGDALSINRASESSPTSVEELQTLAGGADIKGLEAVLDKAVELEDGKKVSGGIDLDTMNIIQRDALLLFRTLCKMSMKEESDEVATKTRLLSLELLQGLLEGVSDLFAKNFHFIDSVKAYLSYALLRASVSSSQVVFQYASGIFSVLLLRFRESLKGEIGVFFPLIVLRSLDSSDSSLSQKSSVLRMLEKVCKDSQMLADMFVNYDCDLEGPNLFERMVSALSRIAHGSQSVDSTAVAASQTVSVKGSSLQCLVSILKSLVDWEQARRDSSNKGSVVESHEDDASARSLATDETKVQEDDRHQFERAKAHKSTMEAAVSEFNRKPAKGVEYLLSNKLIENNASSVAQFLKNNSSLNKVMIGEYLGQHEEFPLAVMHAYVDSMKFSGLKFDAAIREFLKGFRLPGEAQKIDRIMEKFAERYCADNPGLFKNADTAYILAYAVIMLNTDAHNPMVWPKMSKSDFVRLNTVSDEEECAPKELLEEIYDSIIEEEIKMKDDLLNAKTRPEIEEKGRLVNILNLALPRLKSASDTKAESEKIIKQTQAAFKNQKQKRGVFHVAQQVELVRPMLEAVGWPLLATFSVTMEEGDSKPRVVLCMEGFKAGIHLTRVLGMDTMRYAFLTSLVRFTFLHAPKDMRSKNVEALRTLLALADTDMDALHDTWNAVLECVSRLEYITSSPSMAATVMQGSNQISRDSVVQSLKELSGKPAEQVFVNSVKLPSDSIVEFFNALCGVSAEELKQTPARVFSLQKLVEISYYNMARIRLVWARIWSVLAQHFIAAGSHHDEKVAMYAIDSLRQLGMKYLERAELNKFTFQNDILKPFVILMRNSRSEKIRGLIVDCIVQLIKSKVGSIKSGWRCVFMIFTAAADDENEHIVESAFENVEQVILEHFDQVVGDCFMDCVNCLIGFANNKCTPRISLKAIALLRICEDRLAEGFIPGGSLKPLDVLPEANFDVTEHYWFPMLAGLSDLTLDSRPEVRHCALEVLFDLLNERGHKFSSPFWESIFHRVLFPIFDHVRHAGRDGLSSGDDWLRDTSIHSLQLICNLFNTFYKEVSFMLPPLLGLLLECAKKTDQTVVSIALGALVHLIEVGGHQFSDGDWETLLKSIRDASYTTQPLELLNSLGFQKTNNQQLLSKESETNALGGSYHDSREGEASVSNNGEQEGHHETNPQTDLENSEGLPSPSGRTQAAVSPPSQTFGQRFMGNMMGNLLVRSLTSKSKGKMDDVTPSSPAKAPDADGDDKTEEEENPMMETVRSKCITQLLLLGAIDSIQKRYWSKLQATQQIAIMDILLSLLEFASSYNSPSNLRTRMHHIPPERPPLNLLRQELAGTTIYLEILHKSTVDNDANGSAEETNGVSVQSDEQEKLKNLAEGKLVSFCGQILKEASDLQPSTGETASADIHRVLDLRAPVIIKVLNGMCIMDAQIFKKHLREFYPLITKLICCDQMDVRGALGDLCSKQLTPLMP, from the exons ATGGCGGGCGCCGCGGGAGGCTTCGTCACGCGGGCCTTCGAGGCCATGCTCAAGGAGTGCAACGCCAGCCGCGGCAAGTTCGCCGCCCTCCAGCAATCCATCCAGTCCTACCTCG ATGCCATcaagggggcggcggcggcccaggagCAGCAGGACGACGGCGGCGCCCCCGTGCCCGTGCCCGTGCCCGTCACGCAGGTGCTGGCGTCCGCCGGGCGCGTGCTCGAGGGGACCCAGGCCGAGCTCGTGCTGCAGCCGCTGCGCCTCGCCTTCGAGACCAAGCACATCAAGCTCGTCGAGCCAGCGCTCGACTGCCTCCAC AAACTTATTGCTTATGACCATCTAGAGGGCGATCCCGGTCTAGAAGACGGTAAAAATTCCCCACTGTTCACTGACATCCTCAACATGGTATGTGGTTGTGTTGACAACACCTCCTCTGACAG TACTGTTCTCCAGGTCTTGAAAGTGCTCCTCAATGCTGTTGCTTCAAATAGATTTAGAG TACATGGAGAACCATTGCTCGGAGTGATTAGGGTATGTTATAACATTGCTCTCAACAG CAAGAGCCCTGTGAACCAGGCTACCTCAAAAGCCATGTTAACACAGATGATCAGCATTGTATTCAGGAGGATGGAATCCGAGCAG GTTTCTGTACCAGCTGCGAGTTCTGCAGTTAAAGACACACCTTCATCTAGCACAAAGGACGTGGAAAATGGTGAAATATCCACTGATAACCAAGATGAGGAAAAAACTACTCTTGGAGATGCATTGTCCATAAACCGTGCTTCAGAATCATCTCCAACATCTGTTGAAGAGCTTCAGACTCTTGCAGGAGGAGCAGACATTAAG GGGTTGGAGGCTGTTCTTGACAAGGCTGTTGAACTTGAAGATGGAAAGAAAGTGTCGGG cGGAATTGACCTGGACACGATGAATATAATACAGCGGGATGCACTATTGCTTTTTAGGACTCTTTGCAAG ATGAGCATGAAAGAAGAAAGTGACGAGGTTGCTACCAAGACAAGGCTCCTGTCACTTGAACTGTTGCAG GGATTGTTAGAAGGAGTCAGTGATTTGTTTGCCAAAAATTTCCACTTCATTGATTCAGTTAAAGCATATCTTTCCTACGCTCTTCTCCGGGCATCTGTGTCTTCATCTCAAGTTGTTTTTCAG TATGCTAGTGGAATATTTTCAGTCCTGTTGCTTCGTTTTAGAGAGAGTCTAAAG GGAGAAATTGGTGTCTTCTTTCCTTTGATAGTTTTAAGGTCTCTAGATAGCTCTGATAGCTCTCTCAGTCAGAAGTCCAGTGTTCTTAG GATGCTGGAAAAAGTCTGCAAAGATTCACAGATGCTTGCAGATATGTTTGTAAATTATGATTGTGACCTTGAGGGGCCAAACCTTTTTGAACGCATG GTTAGTGCTCTTTCAAGAATTGCCCATGGATCTCAAAGTGTTGATAGTACCGCTGTTGCTGCATCTCAGACAGTTTCAGTAAAAGGATCATCTCTTCAG TGTTTGGTGAGTATTTTGAAGTCATTGGTTGATTGGGAGCAAGCTCGAAGAGATTCCTCAAACAAGGGGAGTGTTGTTGAATCTCATGAAGATGATGCTTCTGCAAGGAGCTTGGCAACTGATGAGACGAAGGTCCAAGAGGATGACCGCCATCAGTTTGAGAGAGCTAAAGCCCACAAGTCAACAATGGAGGCTGCAGTTTCAGAG TTTAATCGCAAGCCAGCAAAGGGGGTTGAGTATTTAttgtcaaataagttgattgaaaATAACGCATCATCTGTAGCTCAGTTTCTCAAGAACAATTCCAGCTTGAATAAG GTTATGATTGGTGAATATTTGGGACAGCATGAGGAGTTCCCCCTTGCTGTGATGCATGCTTATGTTGATTCCATGAAGTTTTCAGGGTTGAAGTTTGATGCTGCAATTCGTGAGTTCCTGAAAGGATTTCGCCTTCCTGGGGAGGCGCAGAAGATTGATCGCATAATGGAAAAATTTGCTGAGCG GTACTGTGCTGATAACCCTGGGCTTTTTAAAAATGCAGATACTGCCTATATTCTTGCTTATGCTGTTATAATGTTAAATACTGATGCACATAATCCAATGGTGTGGCCTAAGATGTCGAAATCAGATTTCGTACGTTTGAACACTGTGAGTGATGAAGAGGAATGTGCCCCGAAGGAGCTCTTAGAGGAAATTTATGATTCAATTATCGAGGAAGAGATAAAGATGAAAGATGATCTCCTTAATGCAAAGACCAGACCTGAAATAGAAGAAAAAGGTCGCCTTGTCAACATCCTCAATTTAGCTCTCCCAAGGCTGAAGTCAGCAAGTGATACAAAGGCAGAAAGTGAAAAAATTATTAAGCAGACTCAAGCAGCTTTCAAAAACCAGAAACAGAAGAGAGGCGTTTTTCATGTTGCTCAGCAGGTTGAGCTTGTTAGACCAATGCTCGAGGCTGTAGGATGGCCTTTGCTTGCAACATTTTCTGTAACCATGGAGGAAGGTGACAGCAAGCCTAGGGTTGTATTGTGCATGGAAGGGTTTAAGGCTGGCATTCACCTTACTCGTGTTCTTGGGATGGACACCATGCGCTATGCTTTCTTGACGTCCTTAGTGAG GTTCACATTTCTGCATGCTCCCAAGGACATGCGTAGTAAAAATGTTGAGGCATTGCGAACTCTCCTTGCTTTAGCTGACACGGATATGGATGCTTTGCATGATACTTGGAATGCTGTTTTAGAATGTGTCTCTAGACTTGAGTATATCACTTCAAGTCCTTCAATGGCCGCAACTGTTATGCAAGGATCAAATCAAATATCAAGGGATTCTGTAGTTCAATCACTGAAAGAGTTGTCTGGAAAACCTGCTGAACAAGTGTTTGTAAACAGTGTAAAGTTACCAAGTGACTCCATTGTTGAATTCTTCAATGCCCTTTGTGGTGTTTCGGCAGAAGAACTTAAACAGACACCTGCTCGTGTTTTCAGCTTGCAAAAGCTTGTTGAAATAAGCTACTATAATATGGCCCGGATACGTTTG GTGTGGGCCAGAATATGGTCTGTGCTGGCTCAACATTTTATTGCTGCTGGGAGCCACCATGACGAGAAAGTTGCTATGTATGCTATTGACTCGCTGAGGCAGCTTGGTATGAAGTACTTGGAACGTGCAGAGCTGAACAaatttacgtttcagaatgatataCTGAAGCCTTTTGTTATTTTAATGAGGAATAGTCGCAGCGAAAAAATCCGTGGTCTAATTGTTGACTGCATTGTTCAG TTGATCAAGTCCAAAGTTGGTAGCATAAAGTCAGGTTGGCGTTGTGTGTTTATGATATTCACTGCGGCAGCTGATGATGAGAATGAGCATATTGTTGAAAGTGCTTTCGAAAACGtcgaacaag TCATCTTGGAACATTTTGATCAAGTTGTTGGCGATTGCTTCATGGATTGTGTTAACTGCCTCATTGGTTTCGCCAATAACAAATGCACTCCTAGGATTAGTTTGAAGGCTATTGCTCTCCTACGTATATGTGAAGATCGTTTGGCAGAG GGGTTCATTCCTGGTGGTTCTCTTAAACCTCTTGATGTTCTCCCAGAGGCCAATTTTGATGTGACTGAGCATTACTGGTTTCCTATGCTGGCTGGCTTGTCTGATCTGACCTTAGACTCCAGACCAGAAGTTAGACATTGTGCTCTTGAAGTGTTGTTTGATCTGCTGAATGAGAGAGGACATAAATTCTCCTCTCCTTTTTGGGAGAGCATTTTCCATCGTGTACTCTTTCCTATATTTGATCATGTAAGGCATGCTGGAAGGGATGGTCTTTCTTCTGGCGATGATTGGCTCCGTGATACTAGCATTCATTCCCTGCAGTTAATCTGCAACCTTTTCAATACTTTTTATAAG GAAGTGTCATTTATGCTTCCACCTCTTCTGGGCTTGCTGTTAGAGTGTGCCAAGAAAACAGACCAAACTGTTGTCTCAATTGCTCTTGGAGCTTTAGTTCATCTAATAGAGGTTGGCGGCCATCAATTCAGCGATGGTGATTGGGAAACACTTCTAAAGAGCATTAG GGATGCATCATACACAACACAACCCCTTGAACTCCTCAATTCACTAGGATTTCAGAAGACAAACAATCAACAATTACTTTCAAAAGAATCAGAGACCAACGCTCTTGGAGGTAGTTACCATGATAGCAGGGAAGGAGAAGCATCGGTTAGTAATAATGGCGAACAGGAAGGTCATCATGAAACAAATCCACAGACTGATCTGGAAAATTCAGAAG GTTTGCCATCACCATCAGGAAGAACACAAGCTGCAGTGTCCCCACCTAGTCAAACCTTTGGACAAAGATTTATGGGTAATATGATGGGTAATCTCTTGGTCAGAAGTCTTACATCCAAATCAAAGGGGAAAATGGACGATGTTACTCCATCCTCACCTGCGAAG GCACCTGATGCCGATGGAGATGACAAGACTGAAGAAGAAGAGAACCCCATGATGGAGACTGTTCGGAGCAAATGCATCACTCAGTTGCTGCTGCTTGGGGCTATTGATAGTATACAG AAGAGGTATTGGAGCAAGCTACAAGCCACACAACAGATTGCTATTATGGATATCTTGCTCTCACTCCTAGAATTTGCTTCTTCATATAACTCACCTTCAAATCTTCGGACGAGGATGCACCATATACCACCAGAAAG GCCGCCACTAAATCTTCTTCGTCAGGAACTAGCTGGTACTACTATTTATTTGGAGATTCTACACAAATCAACAGTGGACAATGATGCTAATGGCTCAGCTGAGGAAACAAATGGAGTTAGTGTACAATCTGATGAACAAGAGAAGCTCAAGAACCTAGCAGAAGggaagcttgtttccttttgtggtCAGATTTTGAAAGAGGCGTCTGATCTCCAGCCAAGCACTGGGGAAACTGCTAGTGCGGATATACACCGTGTACTTGACCTACGTGCACCTGTTATTATCAAG GTTTTGAATGGAATGTGTATCATGGATGCTCAGATATTCAAGAAGCACCTAAGAGAATTCTATCCATTAATTACCAAACTTATCTGCTGTGATCAG ATGGATGTTCGTGGTGCCCTTGGAGATCTTTGCAGCAAACAACTTACTCCACTTATGCCCTGA